The genomic window ACTCGCCTCCTCTCATTGAATATGGttgttagcttagttagctaaTCTTCGCCACGGTTCGCTTAACTCCTCATTAGCTACGGAGCCGCCAAAGTTCCCCGAATGGAAATTATTTCCAAAGTCTGCGGTTAAGCTCCGTCGGGCGATATCCAGATATTGACCAAGAGTGCCGGTAAAACATCCTGAAAGCGAAGAGGGGGGAGTTGTTGCCGCTGGACTTGGTTTGCGGCTCAGTCTGACTGTACAAAGTTGCCGTTTCTAAACGGATATGTGGCACAGACTGTAACTCCCAGAATGCATTGCGAGAGCTGGCGagagtttgttgttgttcgGCGCTCGTGCGAAAATAGCGTTTTTCGACCGTGGCATATTTGTAACAGCTATAGTTTTTTATATCAGGGAAGTAGTTTTATATTAGATAAGTAAAAGCTATTTTTTAAAGACGCCTTTAcgaaaaaaagactcaaaaagcagttgtttgaACATCGCGGCTTGCCGTAGATTGCCCCGTTGTCATCATTATCGCATCTTCCTGTCCCATATGTAGCAAACACAGCTAGCTAGCTTTTGTTACCATGTCACCGTGCTCGCTTCGCACACATTTGAGTTAGAAATAGGTTAGCCTTTATTAAAAtactattttgtattttaatataCGGCAATACTCCGTGTGGGAGAGGCCCCGCCCATCCGCGTAGAGGTAAACAAAGTGTATCTTCGTCACCTAGCGTGATCGAGCTGCGATACAGCAGCCACCATCACCCGAGTCGTCGCCTGTTaatggaaaaatatatatagtgTCGCCATGAATTGCCGCTCAGAAGTTCTTGAAGTGACTGTGGAGGCGAGGCAGGTGGAAGAAGCGATGCTGTCGTTACTGCACACCATTTTACTGCATCGCAGCACCGGGAAGTTTCACTACAAAAAAGAGGGCACCTATTCCATAGGGACGGTGGGCACACTGGACATCGACTGCGATTTCATCGATTTCAGCTTTGTCAGGGTGTCCTCGGAGGAGCTGGACAGGGTGATCAGGAAAGCTGTGTCTGAATTCAAGGTAATTGGTGGTGTCAAGGTGTGATTGTTGACTGTAATGTATGGGCAGGCCTGTAATTTGACTGCTTATTACATGGTTACAGGACGCTTTGAGCAACTCTGGCAGCGATGGCATGGGGCAGATCTCCCTGGAGTTTTACCAGAAGAAGAAGTCTCGCTGGCCTTTCTCCGACGAGTGCATTCCCTGGGAGGTGTGGAGCATCAAGGTCAACGTTGTCAACCTCGCCAACGAGCAGGAGAGACAGATCTGCAGGGAGAAAGTGGGCGAGAAGCTGGGCGAGAAGGTCATCAACGTGGTGGAAGTCATCAACCGGCACGAGTACCTGCCAAAGATGCCCACCCAGTCTGAGGTGGACAATGTTTTTGACACCAGTCTCAAAGATGTGCAGCCCTACCTTTACAAAATCACATACCagatcacagactctctggGTACCTCTGTGAGCACGACAATGAGGAGGCTGATTAAAGATACTCTGGCACTGTGAGGATGCTCCAAAGAGGATAGAAAGATCTGGGTGATTTTATCCATAACTGTAACTGTAGTAATGCCTGTCACCTGTTGTTATGCTAAAACACACAACTTGACAGCTGTGCTGCTGCTAAGATGAAGCAGTGGAAGCCATCAGTTgatcatttttttgtctctgctgtGATTTCATTATTGCTTGTACCTTAATATTCCTGATTATGTCATAACTATTTAAGATATATTTGtgcaagcattttttttccaaatcatCTTCACCTTCCATCATCTAGAAATGCAGCTTTCAGACAGAATTAACACTATATACCTATCAGTCGTTTTGCTGATTATGTCAAATGTAAATTATTGTTAATCTTTGACAATAAATGTTGTTCATTGTCACTGATGGTACTTATAGTCAACAGCTCTTTTAATCTAAAGATTGATTCTGTAAACCAACCTTAGAGATGAAAACAACTGCTGGCAAAGGGAAACTCATAATAAGATAAAATCAGATTGTCTGTCTTTTGCAAGCAGATTTCCTCATCTACGTGAAAACTTCCCCTCTGCACACAATTTCATGGAATGTGTGACCTTACACACGGGTAGGACAGGATTTCCAGTTTGTTCTTTTTCCAAATTAAAGCCAACACCTCCTAAGTTCACTCCCGAGTTTCCAGTCAGAAATTGTCACGGTGGCCTCCAGCTTGAAAAACATCCCCCCGGCTCAGGATTGTCTGCCAACAGGATAACGTGTGTGTCCGTTTTTACATACTTTAGTTGCACAGGTAGGTTAAACAGCAAGATTTTCTGCTTCACACCTCACATCAACAAAAGATTATGCAATGCTTCAATGTGCAACACAAGATCAAACAATTATAGTTGGTGAGGGGTTAAAGATTTGGAGAATACATGgagaaaatattattttaccCAACATTAACACCCTggctcaagaggatgaagcggttagaagatgaatgaatgaatgaatgaacacccTGGAAGATGTACATCACTTAATCCAAGGCTCTTTTCATTTCCAATCATGTCAATACTGCACATGAACTGTCTTCTATCTGCCTTGAAGTACTGAGTCTGTATGCTATGGGGGACAAAAAATTACTTAATTatcaatacataaataaataaatgtgtaaatatacacaggaacaaataaataaataattaaatgtctAAATAAGTACagaatatggaaataaatatttaaaaacatactggaatacattaataattaaatgtataaataatatatgtaataatatatgaaaataaataaatgtacata from Epinephelus lanceolatus isolate andai-2023 chromosome 11, ASM4190304v1, whole genome shotgun sequence includes these protein-coding regions:
- the atg101 gene encoding autophagy-related protein 101 produces the protein MNCRSEVLEVTVEARQVEEAMLSLLHTILLHRSTGKFHYKKEGTYSIGTVGTLDIDCDFIDFSFVRVSSEELDRVIRKAVSEFKDALSNSGSDGMGQISLEFYQKKKSRWPFSDECIPWEVWSIKVNVVNLANEQERQICREKVGEKLGEKVINVVEVINRHEYLPKMPTQSEVDNVFDTSLKDVQPYLYKITYQITDSLGTSVSTTMRRLIKDTLAL